The DNA segment TCGAGCCGGGCGGTGAAACCACACTCGCAGTGCTGGTCACCAACGCCGCGGGCAAGCCGGTCGCCGGCGCCGAGCTGGCGGTCATCGTGGTCGACGAATCGGTGCTGGCGCTGACCGGCTACAAGCTGCTCGATCCCATCGCCGTGTTCTACCAAAACCGCGAGGCCGGCGTCACGGATTATTACCTGCGGCAGTACATCCGCCTGGCGGACCCGACGGCGTTGGCCAACGTGGCGGATCAGCGCGCCGGGATGGCGTTCGGCGCCAGTGCGCCGGAAGCGATGCCGACGATGCCCATGGCACTCTACGACTCGATGGCCAAACAGGCGTTGCCGCGGGGGGCCCCGGAAGAAGCCCCCGCCATCCGTGTGCGCACCAACTTGAATCCGCTGGCCACCTTTGCGCCGAGCGTGCCTACGGGCGCCAACGGCCAGGCCACGGTCACGGTCAAGGTGCCGGACAACCTGACCCGCTACCGCGTGATGGTGGTGGCAGTGGCGGGCGAGAAAGAGTACGGCAAGGCCGAGTCGGCCATCACGGCGCGGCTGCCGCTCATGGTACGGGCTTCGCCGCCGCGCTTTCTCAACTTTGGCGACCAGTTCGAGCTGCCGATCGTGATCCAGAACCAGACCGACGCGCCGATGACGGTGGACGTGGTGGTACAGGCCACCGACGTGACCGGCCTCGGCAGCCAGGGCCAGCGGCTGACGGTGCCGGCCAACGACCGGCGCGAAGTGCGTTTCCCCTACGTCACCGAGAGCGCTGGAACGGCGCGCTTCCAGGTAGGTGCTGTCTCTGGAAAGTGGGCCGATGCCTCCGAGTTCTCTCTGCCGGTCTACACACCGGCCACGACTGAGGCCTTTGCCGTGTACGGCACGGTGGACCAGGGCGCCATCGCCCAGCCCATCCTGGCGCCGGGCGACGTCTACCAGCAGTTCGGCGGGCTGGACATCAGCACTTCCTCCACTGCGCTGCAGGCCCTGACCGATGCCGTGCTCTACCTGGTGCAGTACCCGTACGAATGCTCCGAGCAGCTCGCCTCGCGCATCCTGGCCGTGGCAGCCCTGCGCGACGTGCTCACCGCGTTCAAGGCCAAGGGCCTGCCCGCCCCCGAGGAGCTGGTCAAGGCAGTGAACCGCGACATCGAGCTGCTGGTGAGCCTGCAGAACGACGACGGCGGCTGGCCGGTGTGGCAGAAGGGTCGCGATTCGTGGCCTTTCTACAGCATCCACGCCACCTTTGCCCTGATCAAGGCCAAAGAGAAGGGCTTTACCGTACCGGAGGAAACGCTCAGCGCGGCCATCCGCCACCTCCGCGACATCGAGCAGCACTACCCGTCCTGGTACCCCGAGGACCTGCGCAACACGCTCACCTCTTATGCCCTGTACGTGCGCGCTCAGTATGGCGACGTGGACGTGGCCAGGGCCAGGCGGCTGGTCAACGAAAAGGGCGTGGCCAAACTCCAGTCCGAGGCACTGGGCTGGCTGTGGATGGTGATGAAGGACAACGCCGCATCCAGGAGCGAGGTCGCCGCCATCCGCAAGCACCTGGACAACACCGTGGTCGAGACGGCCGGCGCGGCCAACTTTTCCACCTCCTACCGCGAAGAGGACGGCTACCTGTTGCTGGCTTCGGACCGCCGCGCCGATGGTGTGCTCTTGGAGGCGTTCATCGCCAACGACCCCAAGTCAGACTTGATCCCCAAGCTGGTCAAGGGCCTGATGGCCCACCGCAAGCGTGGCCAGTGGAGCAACACCCAGGAGAACGTGTTTATCCTGCTGGCGCTGGACAAGTACTTTGCCCGGTACGAGGCGCAGACGCCCGATTTCGTGGCCCGCGCCTGGCTGGGCGGCGACTATGTAGCCGAGTTCAAGTTCAGCGGACGCAGCACCGACTATAAGGCCGTGCAGGTACCAATGTCCTACCTGGCCAAGCAGGACGGCCAGCAAAACCTGGTGCTGAGCAAGGAAGGCGCCGGGCGGCTGTACTACCGGCTGGGCCTGACCTATGCCCCCAAGGACCTGACCCTCGAACCGCTGGACCAGGGCTTTACCGTGCTGCGCACGTATGAGGCGGTGGACGACCCGGCCGACGTACGCCAGGACGAGGACGGCACCTGGCACGTCAAGGCGGGCGCCAGGGTGCGCATCAAGCTGACCATGGTGGCTCCGTCGCGGCGCTACCACGTAGCCCTGACCGATCCCCTGCCGGCCGGCCTTGAGGCGATGAATCCGGCCCTGGCCGTGACGGGCAGCATCCCCCAGGCGCCGCAAGACACTACCTCGCCCCGGATGCGCTACTGGTGGTGGCACTGGACCTGGTACGAACACCAGAACCTGCGCGACCAGCGGGCCGAGGCCTTTGCCTCGCTCCTGTGGGAGGGCGTGCACAGCTATACCTACGTCGCTCGCGCCACCACGCCGGGCAAGTTCGTGGTGCCGCCGCCCAAGGCGGAAGAGATGTACTCACCCGAGGTGTTTGGCCGCGGCGCCACGGAGAGAATGATCATCGAGTAAGCGTACAGTAGACTTTGGGTTGACCAGGCCCCCTCTCCTTTTCTTCGAGTGGGGGCTTGTCTTTGTGAGAGTGTCCTAGCAGCGCGGCTGTCTTGGCCCCCACGCCCTGCGCTGTCACTGGACAATACGACTTCAAGTCCGTAGGACTTAAGTCGTATCATGGCGAACCGCCCCTACACGTCAACTTGTGACCACAGAATGCCGCTCTCTGTCTCTGTGGGTGACCGCAATCTCGCGGGCATGTGCCATACGCTTCTATTTGGCGCAGACAGTGGCCGACCCTACAATGGGCCAGGTGCCTGGCTCTCGGGCCGGACTGGCCCGCTTCTCCGGGTCAGAGGTGTGAGATGAGGACCTGCTGCCAGAGCCGGCGCTCCGGCGAACGCCGCTGCGCGGGCCAGGCCTGACGCCGACCGATTGGCTCTACCGGCCCACCCTGCGGCGGAGGTGGTCCCGGGCAGACCGCACCAGGGAGACAACGTGATACACATCGAAGGCCAGTGGTTCAAGGATGAATTCGGACGCACGCTGCTGCTGCGCGGGGTCAACCTGGGCGGCTCAAGCAAGGTGCCCTACTCGATGGCCGGCGCGCCCGGCGATTGCCGCGGCGGCGCCGCCAGCCACATCCGCGAGGGATTCTACGAGCACCGCGACGTCTCGTTCGTCGGGCGGCCCTTTCCGCTGGAGGAGGCGCAGGAGCACCTGGCCAGGCTCAAATCGTGGGGCCTGACCCTGCTGCGCCTGCTGGTGCCCTGGGAGGCAGTGGAGCACGCCGGGCCGGGGCAGTACGACGAGGCCTACCTGGACTATCTGGTGGAGATGGTGCGCCGCGCTGGCGAGATGGGGCTGCGGGTGTTCATCGACCCGCACCAGGATGTGTGGAGCCGGATGTGCGGCGGCGACGGCGCGCCAGGGTGGACCCTGGAGGCGGTTGGTTTTGACGTCACTCACTTGTCCGAGACGGGCGCGGCCATCGTGCACGCCATTCACGGCGACCCGTTCCCCAAGATGGTCTGGCCCAGCAACTATACCAAGCTCGCCGCGGCGACGATGTTCACGTTGTTCTTTGGCGGCAACCAGTTCGCCCCGCGCTGTACGGTGGATGGAAAGCCGGTGCAAGAGTATCTCCAGCGGCATTATCTGCACGCCTTGCTGCAGGTGGTCCGCCGATTGAAAGGGCTGCCGGCGGTGATCGGCTACGACACGCTGAACGAGCCGTCACCGGGGTACATCGGTTGGCCGGACCTCAGCACGCCGGGCGGACTACTGCTGGACGAGTCACCCACGCCTTTTCAGTCGATGGCGCTGGGCGAGGGATTCACGCAGGAGCTGCCGGTGTGGGAGCAGCGCATCACGGGCAAGAGACGTGTCGCGGTGCGGCGCATCAACCCGAACGGCGTACGGGCCTGGCAGGAGGGTTGGGGGTGTATCTGGCGGCAGCACGGCCTGTGGGACGTGGGTGGCGACGGCCAGCCGCGGCTACTCAAGCCGGGCTACTTTGCCGAGGTCAATGGCAGCAAGGTTGATTTTGCCAGCCAGTTCTTAAAGCCGTTCTGGGTACGCTGCCTGCGGGAGATTCGCACGGTCGACCCGGAGGCGCTGCTCTTTCTCGGCGGGGCGCCGGGTGGAGAGCCGCCCGCCTGGTCGCCGGAGGACGGCGACAGAGTGGCCTATGCCCCTCACTGGTACGACGGGCTGACCCTGTACACCAAAGAGTTCCGCTCCTGGCTCGGGCTGGATATCGAGACGATGAAGCTGGTGCTGGGGCCGGGCCGGGTCAGGCGCTCGCTGGCCGAGCAGGTGGCCCGTATGCCTGCGCAGGCACAGCGGCTGATGGGCGGCATTCCCACGGTGGTGGGCGAGTTCGGCATTCCCTTTGATATGCACAACAAGGCTGCGTATCGCAGCGGCAACTGGTCGCGGCAGGTGGCTGCGCTGGACAACAGCATCTCGGCGATGGAGGCCGGCCGGCTGAGCTGGACCCTGTGGAACTATACCGCGGACAACAACAACCTGCGCGGCGACTGGTGGAACGACGAGGACCTGAGCGTGTTCAGCCGCGATCAGCAGGGCGCGGAGGCCAGGAGGGACCCTCTGGCCCACCTGGGTGAGGGCGGGCGCGCCCTGCCGGCGCTGGTGCGGCCCTACCCGGTGGCCACGGCGGGAGAGCCGCTGTCGATGAGTTATGATTACCGGCGGCGTGAGTTTCGTTTCGAGTTCCGCCACGATCCGGACGTGACCGCGCCGACCGAGATCTTTGTGCCGCGCTGCGCCTATCCCAAAGGTTGCACTGTGACCGTATCGGATGGGACGTACGAGGTGGACGTGGAGGGTCAGCGGCTGCTGTGGCGTCACGGCACGGACCTGGCCGAGCACACGCTGGTGCTGCGGCCGGCGGATTGACGTCATCAGTGTCGGACCGTAGAATGTCTGCGAGGTGACTTGCCATGACCAAACTGCTAGACAAGGCCTTTGCCCGCGCAGCTCGCCTTGATCCTGAACAACAGGACCGGCTGGCCAGACGGCTGCTGGCCGAGCTCTCGGACCGCGGCAAGGCGGTTGGCGAGCAGACTGCCACATACCAGGCCGTCCAGCCAGCAGCTGTGCTTGACCCCTTGGCCATAAAGAATCTTTTGAAACAGGCCATTCTGGAGTTGATGACCGAGCAGGGCGACGTTTTCCGGGAGCTGCTGCTCGAGGCCATCGAGGACGCTGCAATGGTACGCGCCATCGATGAGGGTATGGCCACGCCAGAGGTTGATCGTGAGCAAGTCTTTGCCGCGCTGAGGGCTGGTTCTTGAGGGTCAAGTACCGCACCACATTCTTGAACGACCTTAAATCCCTTCGCGACAAGCGGATGCGAACGCGTATTGGGTCGGCCATTGAGCGTGTGGAGCGGGCGGCGTCTCTGGATGAGGTGCCTGGAGTCAAGAGGCTGCATGCCTCGGGACCCTACTACCGGCTGCGCATCGGTGACTATCGCCTAGGGTTCTATGTGGTTGGAGACGTGGTCACCTTTGTTCACGCACTGCCCCGCAGGGACATCTACCGCCATTTCCCCTAGACCACCCTGGTTGCCAGGGCGAGTTCATTCGCCAACTCGGCTTGACCCGTTGAGCTCAAGCGGGTAGAATGACCTCAACAACCGCACATTCCTGCTGGGGGAGCCAGGAGCACTGGCTGAGAGGACGGCCGCGGGCCGTTGACCCCTCGAACCTGACCTAGATCATGCTAGCGTAGGGAAGCAACGTATCCTCTTTGGACCGCCGGCCTGTTCTGGGCTGGCGGCCTTTTTGTTGGCGCGCAGAGAGAGATGGTATGGCCGGAACCGCGAAGGCACAAAGCAAACTCGACCTGAAGCGAATGGGGACCACCTACGGTCCGCCCGCCGCTCTGCTGCTGCTGTTCTTTGCCGTCTGGCAAAGCGCTACCTGGCTGGGGAGAATCGAGGCCTACCTGCTGCCTTCGCCGGTGGATGTGGTGCGGGCGGGCTGGGAGGCGCGTTCGCTCCTGTCCGGCCACGTTCAGCAGACCCTGCGCGAGACGCTATTAGGCTTTGGTCTGGCCGTGGCGGCGGGTGTGGCTCTGGCGGTGTTGATCGACCTTTCGTCGTTACTCAGGCGCGCGGTCTATCCGCTGCTGGTGGTCAGCCAGACCGTGCCCATTATGACCCTGGCGCCGCTGCTGGTGATCTGGCTGGGCTATACCATCTGGCCCAAGATCATCGTCGTGGGGCTGATGTGTTTCTTTCCCATCGTGGTGACCACGGCCGACGGCCTGCAGGCGGCGGATCCGGACCAGCTCGCCCTGCTGCAATCGATGGGCGCCAGCCGCTGGCAGATGTTCCGCCTGGTGCGGGCGCCTGGCGCGTTGCCGGCGCTTTTTTCAGGGGTACGCATCGCCGCTACCTACAGCGTGGTTGGAGCGATCATCGGCGAATGGGTGGGCGCCAGCCGCGGTCTGGGTGTGTTCATGCTCCGCGCGGCCAACTCGTTCCGCACCGACTGGGTGTTCAGCGCCATTGCCGTAACCTCGCTCTTGAGCATCCTCCTATTTTTAGCCGTATCCGCGGCCGAGCGGCTGGCCCTGCCGTGGTACTATACCAGCGCTCGCGCCGAGCGCTGGGAAGAGCTCGAGGCGCCTCCCGCAAAGGCGGCCTCGTCGAAGGAGGGGAAATGAGCCCAAGGCGCATTCTGTGGATTTTGGCCCTGCTGCTGAGCGCCTGTGCGCCGGCAGCCAAACCGACACCAACGGTGAACAAGGCCACGCTGACGTTGGACTGGGTACCCAACACGAACCATACCGGCTTTTACGTGGCAC comes from the Chloroflexi bacterium ADurb.Bin180 genome and includes:
- a CDS encoding Cellulase (glycosyl hydrolase family 5); its protein translation is MIHIEGQWFKDEFGRTLLLRGVNLGGSSKVPYSMAGAPGDCRGGAASHIREGFYEHRDVSFVGRPFPLEEAQEHLARLKSWGLTLLRLLVPWEAVEHAGPGQYDEAYLDYLVEMVRRAGEMGLRVFIDPHQDVWSRMCGGDGAPGWTLEAVGFDVTHLSETGAAIVHAIHGDPFPKMVWPSNYTKLAAATMFTLFFGGNQFAPRCTVDGKPVQEYLQRHYLHALLQVVRRLKGLPAVIGYDTLNEPSPGYIGWPDLSTPGGLLLDESPTPFQSMALGEGFTQELPVWEQRITGKRRVAVRRINPNGVRAWQEGWGCIWRQHGLWDVGGDGQPRLLKPGYFAEVNGSKVDFASQFLKPFWVRCLREIRTVDPEALLFLGGAPGGEPPAWSPEDGDRVAYAPHWYDGLTLYTKEFRSWLGLDIETMKLVLGPGRVRRSLAEQVARMPAQAQRLMGGIPTVVGEFGIPFDMHNKAAYRSGNWSRQVAALDNSISAMEAGRLSWTLWNYTADNNNLRGDWWNDEDLSVFSRDQQGAEARRDPLAHLGEGGRALPALVRPYPVATAGEPLSMSYDYRRREFRFEFRHDPDVTAPTEIFVPRCAYPKGCTVTVSDGTYEVDVEGQRLLWRHGTDLAEHTLVLRPAD
- the ssuC_3 gene encoding putative aliphatic sulfonates transport permease protein SsuC; this translates as MAGTAKAQSKLDLKRMGTTYGPPAALLLLFFAVWQSATWLGRIEAYLLPSPVDVVRAGWEARSLLSGHVQQTLRETLLGFGLAVAAGVALAVLIDLSSLLRRAVYPLLVVSQTVPIMTLAPLLVIWLGYTIWPKIIVVGLMCFFPIVVTTADGLQAADPDQLALLQSMGASRWQMFRLVRAPGALPALFSGVRIAATYSVVGAIIGEWVGASRGLGVFMLRAANSFRTDWVFSAIAVTSLLSILLFLAVSAAERLALPWYYTSARAERWEELEAPPAKAASSKEGK